A single region of the Apodemus sylvaticus chromosome 7, mApoSyl1.1, whole genome shotgun sequence genome encodes:
- the Elp6 gene encoding elongator complex protein 6, with the protein MFPELNNLLSITPDRTEQGKLTLLCDAKTDGSFLVHHFLSFYLKANCKVCFVAFVQSFSHYNIVGQKLGVSLTAARDRGQLVFLEGLKSSLEVLFHSQDEPHPLQFLREAGAGNLQSLYTFVKDTLKPVDGGESPWKYPVLLVDNLSVLLSLGVGPVAVLDFMQYCRATVCCELKGNVVALVHDTEGTEDEGNDILLNGLCHQSHLILRAEGLATGFCKDVHGQLSILWRRPRPTAQRARSLTYQYKIQDKNVSFFAKGLSPAVL; encoded by the exons ATGTTCCCGGAACTCAACAACCTTCTCAGCATCACCCCAGACAGGACCGAACAG GGGAAACTGACTCTTCTCTGTGACGCCAAGACAGACGGCAGCTTCCTTGTGCATCACTTCCTCTCCTTCTACCTGAAGG ctaATTGTAAAGTCTGCTTTGTGGCATTTGTCCAGTCCTTCAGCCATTACAATATTGTGGGACAGAAACTG GGTGTCAGCTTGACTGCGGCTCGGGATCGAGGGCAGCTTGTGTTCCTGGAGGGCCTCAAGTCCTCTCTGGAAGTCCTCTTCCACTCTCAGGATGAGCCTCACCCCCTGCAGTTTCTCAG GGAGGCTGGTGCAGGGAACCTGCAGTCGCTGTATACATTTGTAAAGGACACCCTGAAGCCTGTGGACGGTGGGGAGTCCCCCTGGAAGTACCCAGTGCTGTTGGTGGACAACCTCAGTGTGCTGCTGAGCCTGGGCGTGGGGCCAGTAGCTGTGCTGGACTTCATGCAGTACTGCAGAGCCACCGTGTGCTGCGAACTGAAG GGGAACGTGGTAGCCCTGGTGCATGACACTGAGGGTACTGAGGATGAGGGGAATGACATCCTGCTGAATGGCCTCTGTCATCAAAGCCACCTGATCCTGCGGGCCGAGGGCCTGGCGACTGGATTCTGCAAGGACGTGCATGGGCAG cTGAGCATCCTCTGGAGGAGGCCGCGGCCCACAGCCCAGCGGGCTCGAAGTCTTACTTACCAATACAAGATACAGGATAAGAACGTGTCCTTTTTTGCCAAAGGACTGTCTCCTGCTGTTCTGTGA